One genomic segment of Spirochaetota bacterium includes these proteins:
- a CDS encoding ComEC/Rec2 family competence protein — protein sequence MIPASRVVQPSLFLLLVVIASILLAYGSTLDSPADRFAGIAVALGAIIILHPIVQKTIARKEERPYRDTPGPILPAWGETETPNTPHSPLRVRLLAVLALACAAVTAYRINALARPDAESTALTSFAGTVESARMQRYTSEIVIRLDHVPGTRDRAAEISRAVVLAPRDTTVRRGDECAVFSEARPITMERIRESSFLRGLARRGLAYVAYADEDSLAVVKTTPDGARETIRSGIARSIDLHFSAGTASLLKALYFGNKNHLDKRTIEYYKKAGVMHILAASGLHVGIVAAIPFMLLAPLRIGKMTILAVTTALLCFYLYITDMPVSLVRAFMMFAAYAVQRLFDMDRGAVNTLFLTASAILIFMPHELYEPGFQLTFGATLGILLFYRSFDACLDLLPRPLRGPLALTLAAQIPVFPIILYHMNEINLAGVVSNLVAVPGVAFALSASIAAQCAGLLSETAARVLAVPVDMAVEATSLFVRAMASLGGHFRMEHRWWVLLPFFALYIAPLFAKRKNRHAAAIALPLAFAGAWFMLSSDAGRPVAPRVVYEEAGRTIVVSDGRHALLYGRLTGIEEARAVYEILERERVETVQLALAETDFRSLSASCFLARRCVVSACIIDSGFRFSRALSRLVAVLERDGVTPEFRRLRPPPVHCGDAMRCTDLFSPPTRVSPMSTLAAAMERLRAYFRSDGDLADIARPGLPATPERR from the coding sequence GTGATACCGGCTTCGCGCGTAGTACAGCCGTCGCTATTTCTCCTTCTGGTCGTCATCGCTTCGATTCTCCTCGCCTATGGATCGACTCTCGATTCGCCGGCCGACCGCTTCGCCGGCATTGCGGTTGCGCTCGGCGCCATCATAATACTCCATCCGATTGTCCAGAAAACCATCGCCCGCAAGGAAGAGCGCCCGTATCGTGACACACCGGGGCCGATTTTACCGGCCTGGGGCGAAACAGAAACCCCAAACACGCCACATTCCCCGCTCCGCGTCCGCCTGCTCGCCGTGCTCGCGCTCGCCTGTGCCGCGGTCACCGCGTATCGCATCAATGCGCTGGCGCGCCCCGACGCCGAATCGACCGCTCTAACATCCTTTGCCGGCACAGTGGAAAGCGCCCGCATGCAGCGCTACACCTCCGAGATCGTCATTCGGCTGGACCACGTTCCCGGCACACGGGACCGGGCGGCCGAAATATCGCGCGCGGTGGTCCTCGCCCCGCGCGACACGACCGTGCGGAGAGGAGACGAGTGCGCCGTATTCTCTGAAGCGCGGCCGATCACCATGGAGCGAATCAGGGAATCTTCATTTCTCCGCGGACTTGCGCGTCGCGGACTGGCATACGTCGCCTATGCCGATGAAGACTCTCTCGCCGTCGTCAAAACCACGCCCGATGGCGCACGCGAAACAATTCGCTCCGGTATCGCCCGATCGATCGACCTGCATTTCAGTGCCGGGACGGCATCGCTCCTGAAGGCGCTCTATTTCGGCAACAAGAACCACCTGGACAAGCGAACGATCGAATACTACAAAAAAGCGGGGGTGATGCACATCCTTGCCGCGAGCGGCCTGCACGTGGGAATCGTCGCCGCCATCCCGTTCATGCTCCTCGCTCCGCTACGAATCGGAAAGATGACCATTCTTGCGGTTACCACCGCCCTTCTCTGTTTTTATCTCTATATAACGGACATGCCCGTCTCGCTCGTGCGCGCCTTTATGATGTTCGCCGCGTACGCTGTCCAGCGCCTCTTCGATATGGACCGGGGCGCGGTCAATACTCTTTTTCTGACCGCGTCGGCGATCCTGATTTTCATGCCGCACGAGCTCTACGAGCCGGGCTTCCAGCTCACCTTCGGGGCGACGCTCGGGATACTGCTCTTTTACCGATCCTTCGACGCCTGCCTCGACCTCCTTCCCCGCCCCCTGAGGGGGCCGCTCGCACTGACGCTTGCGGCGCAAATTCCCGTGTTCCCCATCATACTGTATCACATGAACGAGATCAACCTGGCGGGCGTCGTCTCAAACCTCGTTGCCGTACCCGGCGTAGCCTTCGCGCTGTCGGCCTCCATCGCGGCGCAATGCGCCGGTCTTCTCTCCGAAACCGCCGCGCGCGTACTCGCCGTGCCGGTCGACATGGCGGTAGAGGCCACCTCTCTGTTCGTGCGCGCAATGGCCTCGCTGGGCGGCCATTTCAGGATGGAACACCGCTGGTGGGTCCTTCTTCCCTTCTTCGCGCTCTACATAGCCCCCCTGTTCGCGAAGCGGAAGAACAGACACGCGGCCGCCATTGCCCTCCCCCTGGCCTTTGCCGGAGCGTGGTTCATGCTGTCATCAGACGCCGGGCGACCTGTCGCTCCGCGCGTCGTATACGAGGAGGCCGGGCGAACAATTGTCGTCTCCGACGGCCGCCACGCCCTGCTGTACGGCCGGCTCACCGGAATTGAAGAGGCCAGAGCCGTGTACGAGATCCTGGAACGCGAACGCGTTGAAACGGTACAGTTGGCCCTTGCCGAAACCGATTTTCGCTCTCTGTCCGCCTCCTGCTTTCTCGCCCGTCGCTGCGTGGTCTCCGCCTGCATCATCGATTCGGGCTTCCGCTTTTCACGGGCCCTGTCGCGGCTCGTGGCGGTTCTCGAGCGCGACGGTGTAACGCCGGAGTTTCGCCGCCTCCGCCCCCCGCCGGTTCACTGCGGCGACGCGATGCGATGTACGGATCTTTTCTCGCCTCCTACCCGCGTCTCTCCCATGTCGACGCTCGCGGCGGCCATGGAACGTCTGCGTGCATATTTCCGGTCGGATGGAGACCTCGCCGATATTGCCCGCCCGGGATTGCCGGCGACGCCCGAAAGGCGGTAA
- a CDS encoding 4Fe-4S dicluster domain-containing protein, whose product MTMFLIKKADVGNIAQELSREYQIYGPMIEKGSGQTFFDRAQDLAEINLSAPIPSNPPKSVVFPQMERILSYEYDRAKNAVKMEPDYKIEPRALVGLRPCDLAGILCLDRFFMGQEFVDEVYLNHRKKMFIVTNTCVAPFKQCFCVCTDSGPAAGEGYDLNLTDLGKECLVEVGSEKGTALAAKLALKPANDSHLAMKKEKVDKSIAMFEGIAVDSKAWISRVMNRVTTGFVKEDVWEYVGDQCFECGACTFVCPSCSCFNIADVNNPECAGCADRLRTWDSCSYEGYSRMAGGHNPRKPVEDRRNKRFFCKLSYSQMKKYLRPGCVGCGRCAWVCPGDIGLPNVVTYVRREITR is encoded by the coding sequence ATGACCATGTTCCTTATCAAGAAAGCCGACGTCGGTAACATCGCACAGGAGCTCAGCCGGGAATACCAGATATATGGCCCCATGATCGAAAAGGGCTCGGGGCAGACCTTCTTCGACCGGGCACAGGACCTGGCTGAAATCAACCTCTCGGCCCCAATCCCGTCAAATCCGCCCAAGTCGGTCGTGTTTCCGCAGATGGAGCGCATCCTCTCGTATGAATATGACAGGGCGAAAAACGCGGTAAAGATGGAGCCCGATTACAAAATCGAACCCAGGGCGCTGGTGGGGCTTCGCCCCTGCGACCTGGCCGGCATACTCTGCCTGGACCGTTTCTTCATGGGGCAGGAATTCGTCGACGAGGTGTACCTGAACCATCGCAAGAAGATGTTCATCGTCACCAATACATGCGTCGCTCCTTTTAAACAATGCTTCTGCGTATGCACCGACAGCGGGCCCGCGGCGGGCGAGGGCTACGACCTCAACCTTACCGACCTCGGCAAGGAATGCCTGGTCGAGGTCGGCTCAGAAAAGGGGACGGCCCTGGCCGCGAAGCTCGCCCTCAAGCCGGCGAACGACTCCCACCTCGCGATGAAAAAGGAAAAGGTCGACAAATCCATCGCGATGTTCGAGGGCATTGCCGTCGATTCCAAGGCGTGGATTTCGCGCGTCATGAACCGCGTCACCACCGGCTTCGTGAAGGAGGACGTGTGGGAGTATGTCGGCGACCAGTGTTTCGAGTGCGGCGCCTGTACCTTCGTGTGCCCTTCGTGCTCATGCTTCAACATCGCCGACGTAAACAACCCGGAGTGCGCCGGCTGCGCTGACCGGCTGCGCACATGGGACTCGTGCTCCTACGAAGGGTATTCGCGCATGGCGGGCGGCCACAATCCCCGCAAACCCGTTGAAGACCGCCGCAACAAGAGGTTTTTCTGCAAGCTGTCATACTCGCAGATGAAGAAATATCTGCGGCCGGGCTGCGTAGGATGCGGCCGGTGCGCCTGGGTGTGCCCCGGCGATATCGGTCTGCCGAACGTCGTGACCTATGTCAGAAGGGAAATAACGAGGTAG
- a CDS encoding FAD/NAD(P)-binding protein, translated as MSQVLNIQNGKIVTVPEVATIEEIRDEIREVKTFYLSIDNKEIWNNFKYKSGQFIMCTIFGAGEFAVSLPPSPENDRFHITVRTVGKVTSALHGLKPGDKVGLRGPFGNGFPFEEFKGKNLVYVAGGIGLIPLRSSIVHALQHKKDFGRVLVLHGARTPDDLMYKENIKEWQSFEGFETYITVDAPTPDWKGETGFVHTLFDKANLPVENTIAFVCGPPVMFNTVIGELLKRGLPDENIYSTLERHMKCGIGKCQHCAVGRTLVCTDGPVYTYRQIKTLGEEI; from the coding sequence ATGAGCCAGGTATTGAACATCCAGAACGGAAAGATAGTCACCGTACCCGAGGTCGCCACGATCGAGGAGATCAGGGACGAGATTCGCGAGGTGAAGACCTTCTACCTTTCGATCGACAACAAGGAAATATGGAATAATTTCAAGTACAAGTCCGGGCAGTTCATCATGTGCACGATATTCGGCGCGGGCGAGTTCGCCGTGTCGCTGCCGCCCAGCCCCGAGAACGATCGCTTTCACATAACGGTGCGCACTGTCGGAAAGGTCACCAGCGCCCTCCACGGGCTGAAGCCCGGCGACAAGGTGGGCCTCCGCGGACCGTTTGGCAACGGCTTTCCCTTCGAGGAATTCAAGGGCAAGAACCTGGTTTACGTGGCGGGCGGCATCGGTCTTATCCCGCTCCGCTCGTCCATCGTCCACGCCCTTCAGCACAAGAAGGATTTCGGACGGGTGCTGGTGCTTCATGGCGCGCGCACGCCCGACGACCTCATGTATAAGGAGAACATCAAGGAGTGGCAGAGCTTCGAGGGTTTCGAGACCTATATAACGGTCGACGCGCCCACGCCGGACTGGAAGGGCGAGACGGGATTCGTTCACACCCTTTTCGACAAGGCGAACCTTCCCGTCGAGAACACCATCGCATTCGTGTGCGGTCCGCCTGTCATGTTCAACACGGTGATCGGCGAGCTCCTGAAACGAGGCCTCCCGGACGAAAATATCTACTCGACGCTTGAGAGGCACATGAAATGCGGCATCGGCAAATGCCAGCACTGCGCCGTGGGAAGAACGCTTGTCTGTACGGACGGGCCGGTATACACCTACCGGCAGATAAAAACCCTCGGCGAGGAGATATAG
- a CDS encoding molybdopterin-dependent oxidoreductase — MNQKPGVCTFCGTGCGHFIGTENNRITRVYPSQNHPIGKGRLCVRGWNIHELLDTPERIKKPLVRADGGFKESSYDDAVARLVDTLKKYPPESIGFLASPRSSNEEQYLLMKLARAAFKTNNISLDSDSGHRASLNVLHTGTGMAGMLGSVEEIRKSEFILVAGIDITRQNPIIGSEIHMAERAGAMVVTLDSRRTQIAKLSKKFLQVKPGANKLAILALAKTIYDENLSDAAFLRSHTEGFEKFRHAFGLLPDNEVSDRTGIPADEIKAVARDLAKARSAMVFFASGISGLDEDTIGYIYNLFLMAGKVGKEGCGVNPVAGLNNLQGGYDMGLAPDLLTGFQPLADVAAKKFSAEWKTDVPSSPGAPIYEMLSDRSSKLKALVVVDHDEGIVRYADAIGKLDFIAYIGAFKNAFADYAHVVLPIATYVQEDATFTNTERRIQFSMKKIEPEDGLLPGWKLYSMIAGKAGQSWKYAKVSDVMDEIARLTPAYAGVSHAKLSGAFGLQWPVDEKNPRGTKRFDVAKAGRKLSFYRVSDVFEMPAAKEQFPFLLMVGKAQHFWHQNNLMKKTHIPMREYNATLLDYPEGYVEICPQSAKEIGVRDHWPVRVVSPHGEMRVSARVSDDVKPYTAYAPYFVQEMISRFLLGHTEVLRQGEDATIPVRIEKV, encoded by the coding sequence ATGAATCAGAAACCTGGCGTGTGCACTTTCTGCGGGACGGGTTGCGGCCACTTCATCGGTACCGAAAACAACAGAATCACCCGGGTCTATCCCTCCCAGAACCATCCCATAGGCAAAGGTCGATTATGCGTGCGGGGCTGGAACATCCACGAACTCCTCGATACGCCGGAACGAATAAAAAAACCGCTGGTGCGCGCGGACGGGGGCTTTAAGGAATCATCGTATGATGACGCGGTGGCGCGTCTGGTGGACACTCTAAAGAAATATCCTCCCGAATCGATCGGTTTTCTTGCATCGCCGCGCTCCTCGAACGAGGAACAGTATCTGTTGATGAAGCTCGCGCGCGCCGCGTTCAAAACGAACAACATCAGCCTCGATAGCGATTCCGGGCACCGGGCGAGCCTCAACGTACTCCACACGGGAACGGGAATGGCGGGCATGCTCGGTTCGGTCGAAGAAATACGGAAGTCCGAATTTATCCTTGTGGCGGGGATCGACATCACCCGCCAGAATCCCATCATCGGAAGCGAGATCCACATGGCCGAGCGCGCCGGCGCCATGGTGGTGACCCTTGACAGCCGACGCACGCAGATTGCGAAGCTCTCGAAGAAATTTTTACAGGTAAAACCCGGCGCCAATAAACTGGCGATCCTCGCGCTCGCCAAAACCATTTACGATGAGAACCTCTCCGACGCCGCCTTTTTGCGCTCGCACACCGAGGGATTCGAAAAATTCCGCCACGCCTTCGGGCTTCTCCCCGACAACGAAGTGTCCGACAGGACCGGCATCCCGGCCGACGAAATCAAAGCCGTGGCCCGCGACCTCGCGAAAGCGAGGTCGGCGATGGTGTTTTTCGCATCCGGCATCTCCGGCCTCGACGAGGACACGATCGGCTATATTTACAACCTCTTCCTCATGGCCGGCAAGGTCGGAAAGGAAGGATGCGGCGTCAATCCCGTCGCGGGCCTGAATAACCTCCAGGGCGGGTACGACATGGGGCTCGCCCCCGATCTTCTTACCGGGTTCCAGCCGCTCGCCGACGTGGCGGCGAAGAAGTTCTCCGCGGAATGGAAGACCGACGTGCCGTCCTCGCCGGGCGCGCCCATTTATGAAATGCTGTCGGACCGGTCATCGAAACTCAAAGCGCTTGTTGTGGTCGACCACGACGAAGGAATCGTTAGATACGCTGACGCCATCGGCAAGCTCGATTTCATCGCCTATATCGGCGCCTTTAAAAACGCGTTCGCCGATTACGCGCATGTCGTGCTCCCAATAGCCACCTATGTGCAGGAGGACGCCACCTTTACCAACACCGAGCGCCGCATACAGTTTTCGATGAAGAAGATCGAGCCCGAGGACGGGCTGCTCCCCGGCTGGAAGCTCTATTCCATGATAGCCGGGAAGGCGGGCCAGTCCTGGAAGTACGCGAAGGTCTCCGACGTAATGGACGAGATCGCGCGGCTCACCCCCGCCTATGCCGGCGTTTCACACGCGAAGCTTTCGGGGGCGTTCGGGTTGCAGTGGCCTGTCGATGAAAAGAATCCGCGTGGAACCAAGCGGTTCGATGTCGCGAAAGCGGGCCGCAAGCTTTCCTTCTACAGGGTCAGCGATGTCTTCGAGATGCCGGCGGCGAAGGAACAGTTTCCCTTTCTGCTGATGGTCGGCAAGGCGCAGCATTTCTGGCACCAGAACAATCTCATGAAAAAGACGCATATTCCCATGCGCGAATATAACGCGACGCTTTTGGACTACCCGGAAGGCTACGTCGAAATCTGCCCGCAAAGCGCGAAGGAGATCGGCGTGCGCGACCACTGGCCGGTGCGCGTGGTATCGCCGCACGGCGAAATGCGGGTGTCGGCCAGGGTTTCGGACGACGTCAAGCCATACACCGCTTACGCGCCGTATTTCGTCCAGGAAATGATATCGCGCTTTTTGCTGGGACACACGGAGGTTCTCAGGCAGGGAGAAGACGCAACCATTCCAGTAAGGATTGAGAAGGTATGA
- a CDS encoding outer membrane lipoprotein carrier protein LolA, protein MKRILTILACAAFMAYAQAASALTGDEAVGKFQARMNSVGTMSGTLSWMHQSGQGYSGDFKYMAPGRLLVKFTSPSGRILSSNGRRLWVFDSSSNICGVQDLARGGSGGLAGLVSGYLAILTAQGPSGYTIKLKNSERAYSDVTLVLDGSFLPRKIVLLNKAGDGMSIAFSNIKTGESMAPGIFDFSIPSNAQLVKNPLDVK, encoded by the coding sequence ATGAAACGGATACTCACCATTCTCGCGTGTGCCGCATTCATGGCCTACGCGCAGGCCGCGTCAGCGCTTACGGGGGATGAGGCGGTCGGTAAATTCCAGGCGCGCATGAACAGCGTCGGCACGATGAGCGGCACCCTCTCCTGGATGCACCAGAGCGGGCAGGGATACAGCGGCGATTTTAAATACATGGCCCCGGGGAGGCTGCTGGTTAAATTCACCAGTCCCTCCGGCCGTATCCTCTCATCCAACGGCAGGAGGCTGTGGGTCTTCGACTCTTCCAGCAATATTTGCGGGGTCCAGGACCTCGCTCGCGGGGGGTCGGGAGGGCTTGCGGGGCTGGTCAGCGGCTATCTCGCCATCCTCACGGCCCAGGGCCCCTCCGGATACACTATCAAGCTTAAAAACAGCGAGCGCGCGTATTCGGACGTAACGCTGGTCCTCGATGGAAGTTTCCTTCCCAGGAAGATCGTGCTGCTCAACAAGGCCGGCGACGGCATGTCCATTGCCTTTTCGAACATCAAAACCGGAGAGAGCATGGCCCCGGGCATATTCGACTTCTCCATACCGTCTAACGCTCAACTGGTGAAGAATCCGCTCGATGTTAAATAG
- a CDS encoding HDOD domain-containing protein, with amino-acid sequence MAIPNTSDTAARVAKGEPYSFSFHYLSEDVVRYINALFAKILAGMDHIFLLDTFITIIREICINAVKANAKRVYFRTIGINIDDAERYPEGIEMFKKNVISHFEIMDVELKNSDYRVSFSMKKDQKGLVIQVLNNSVIRPEEMARISMRMEKARHYEDFSEAYEEIYDDTEGAGLGIVLTVLLLKNSGIGVENYKIIRGEKDTRTLLSIPFDLRPREITTTIKKQILTEIEGIPTFPKNIMDLRQLCANPESSIVEISEKITLDPALSSDVLKLANSAGFIAGKRIETIAEAIKNIGLKNLNAILLATSARSILDKRYSRFEQIWAHCNQVAFYARRIAMKYKLARMVENAFLAGLLHDLGKIIMLSTDLGTTNKIAAIVKDRKIRTSTVMEEISVGISHASIGEMIAGKWAFPDYLVESIRCHHTPLNADEKHRDTVFVIYLANMMCGIEARRYQLYYTEDEVLARFALTSDTAFDELHADLKTAYANRTE; translated from the coding sequence ATGGCAATTCCCAACACTTCCGATACAGCCGCAAGGGTGGCCAAAGGCGAGCCTTACAGCTTCTCCTTCCATTACCTGTCCGAGGACGTGGTGCGATACATCAACGCGCTGTTCGCGAAGATCCTCGCCGGGATGGACCATATATTCCTGCTCGATACGTTCATAACGATAATCAGGGAGATATGCATCAACGCCGTAAAGGCCAACGCCAAGCGTGTGTATTTCCGGACTATCGGCATCAACATCGACGACGCCGAGCGCTACCCCGAAGGGATCGAGATGTTCAAAAAGAATGTCATCAGCCACTTCGAGATCATGGACGTTGAGCTGAAAAACAGCGATTACCGGGTCAGCTTCAGCATGAAGAAGGACCAAAAAGGGCTCGTAATCCAGGTGCTCAATAATTCAGTGATTCGGCCCGAGGAGATGGCGCGCATCAGCATGCGGATGGAAAAGGCGCGCCACTACGAGGACTTCAGCGAGGCCTACGAGGAAATCTACGACGATACCGAGGGAGCCGGCCTGGGGATCGTGCTTACCGTTCTTTTATTGAAAAACTCCGGCATCGGTGTCGAGAACTACAAGATCATCCGCGGCGAGAAGGACACAAGGACCCTGCTCTCAATCCCCTTCGATCTGCGGCCGCGAGAGATAACCACCACCATAAAAAAACAGATCCTTACGGAGATCGAGGGCATCCCCACCTTTCCGAAGAATATTATGGACCTCCGGCAGCTATGCGCGAATCCCGAATCGTCCATCGTCGAGATATCAGAAAAAATCACCCTCGACCCCGCACTCTCCTCGGACGTGCTGAAGCTCGCCAATTCCGCGGGCTTCATCGCCGGCAAGCGCATCGAGACAATAGCCGAAGCGATCAAGAACATCGGGCTTAAAAACCTGAACGCCATCCTGCTGGCCACCAGCGCGCGCTCGATACTCGACAAGCGCTACTCGCGCTTCGAACAGATCTGGGCCCACTGCAACCAGGTGGCCTTCTACGCGCGCCGGATCGCTATGAAATACAAGCTCGCGCGGATGGTCGAAAACGCGTTTCTCGCCGGCCTGCTGCACGATCTCGGCAAGATCATCATGCTTTCGACCGACCTCGGCACCACAAATAAAATCGCGGCCATCGTGAAAGACCGGAAGATCAGGACGTCCACGGTGATGGAGGAGATTTCAGTGGGAATCAGCCACGCGAGCATAGGCGAGATGATCGCCGGGAAGTGGGCCTTCCCGGATTATCTGGTCGAATCGATCCGCTGCCATCACACGCCGCTCAACGCCGACGAAAAGCACCGCGATACCGTGTTCGTCATCTATCTTGCCAACATGATGTGCGGCATTGAGGCCCGCCGTTACCAGCTTTATTATACGGAGGACGAAGTGCTCGCGCGCTTCGCGCTCACTTCAGATACGGCCTTTGACGAACTCCATGCCGATCTGAAAACGGCCTATGCTAACCGGACCGAATAG
- a CDS encoding DUF2294 domain-containing protein — MKTRSKGMIEAEISEALIKFGKEYMGRGPVETRTYINDDTIIVRLKGVLARAETQLSKSGEELALVNPPLILNPPINRCAGQFIRVDRNPLEVIDPVDDEWLCYPAKVGPLLILIYFHAKFDDHPVIERFADVDRAFSVFREGMVRSKGATTSTGIVHSYFANILGPPQYRDIHDRPAMVFFNGFFNRGRSWDRCARGRESPVTKCGARNKRPASCCGRSAANAEVRRAWAVTRPGTCR; from the coding sequence GTGAAAACCAGGAGCAAGGGGATGATCGAGGCCGAGATCAGCGAAGCGCTGATCAAGTTCGGGAAGGAATACATGGGCAGGGGGCCGGTAGAAACCAGAACATATATAAACGATGACACGATCATCGTTCGCCTCAAGGGAGTCCTTGCGCGCGCGGAAACGCAGCTTTCAAAAAGTGGCGAAGAATTGGCGCTCGTCAATCCGCCGCTGATCCTGAACCCGCCCATCAACCGGTGCGCCGGGCAGTTCATCAGGGTGGACCGAAACCCGCTGGAGGTGATCGACCCGGTCGACGATGAGTGGCTGTGCTACCCGGCGAAGGTGGGGCCGCTTCTCATACTCATCTATTTCCACGCTAAATTTGACGACCATCCCGTCATAGAACGCTTTGCGGACGTCGACCGGGCATTTTCGGTCTTCCGCGAGGGAATGGTGAGGAGCAAGGGCGCCACGACCTCCACCGGGATCGTCCATTCGTATTTTGCCAACATCTTAGGGCCTCCGCAGTACAGGGATATTCATGACCGTCCGGCCATGGTATTCTTCAACGGCTTTTTCAACCGGGGGCGCTCGTGGGACAGATGCGCACGCGGCAGGGAATCACCGGTTACGAAATGCGGGGCCCGGAATAAGCGGCCAGCAAGCTGTTGCGGCAGGTCCGCGGCGAACGCCGAGGTTCGCCGGGCGTGGGCCGTTACCCGACCGGGAACTTGTCGATAG
- a CDS encoding hydrogenase maturation protease, which translates to MEERRAMSIVDDIRKALSGRACIVGMGNTLLGDDGAGVILVEALRAAGAGGAHLVNAEDIIESHAFEIADGDWDRVIVIDAVRFGGRPGDVMFGAFSEIGDLLNDYSTHKLSLRLSESIWRGRGKETYLLGIEPGNLNFGEGLSQAVKMSADTLCKILVGAVKQHPEGACV; encoded by the coding sequence ATGGAAGAACGGAGAGCGATGAGCATCGTCGATGACATACGAAAAGCACTTTCGGGCAGGGCCTGTATCGTGGGCATGGGAAACACACTGCTTGGAGACGACGGCGCGGGCGTGATTCTTGTCGAAGCTCTCCGGGCCGCCGGCGCGGGCGGGGCCCACCTGGTAAATGCCGAGGACATCATCGAGAGCCACGCCTTCGAGATCGCCGACGGAGACTGGGACAGGGTCATTGTGATCGACGCGGTGCGCTTCGGCGGCAGGCCCGGCGATGTGATGTTCGGAGCCTTCTCCGAGATCGGCGACCTCCTGAATGACTACTCGACCCACAAGCTTTCGCTGCGGCTTTCGGAATCGATCTGGCGAGGGCGGGGCAAGGAAACCTATCTCCTCGGTATCGAGCCCGGGAACCTGAATTTCGGTGAGGGGCTTTCGCAGGCCGTAAAAATGAGCGCCGACACACTCTGTAAAATACTTGTTGGAGCAGTTAAACAGCACCCCGAAGGAGCATGTGTATGA